The segment GCACCCCGGTCGGGTGGGTGGTTGCGGTTCGTGGCTGACGGTGTTTTCCCCCACCCCGCCCCTTCCCGAAACCGGGCTCTGCCCGGACCCGCCGGGGGCAAGCCCCCGGGGCCCCCGAACGCCCTGCGGGCGTGTCCTCAAACGCCGGACGGGCTGAAACTTGCCGCCCCGGCCGGGAGGGGACATGCCGGGGTTCTCCCGCAGCGCGACGAGCGAGGATCCCGGGCACAAAATCGGTCGACCAGAGTCGCGAGCGCCGAGGAGAGATCCCCGGTGGTGGCCCCGACCTCCAGGCCAACCCAGCCCGTCCGGCGCTTGAGGACGGAACCGGCAACCCCGACCGACGGCACCGCAAACCGCACCGCCGGCCATGGCAAACCGCACTCGCTCGCAACTCCGTTGCCCCACCGCATACGTGACGGAGAGGCACCTATTTCAGCCACGCATTTCGAACGCCGCCAGAGCCCCCGCGTAAGCGGAAACGTCGCTGAGCAGCAGCAATAGAGCTAGAGTAATCGAACGGGCGTACGATGAACGTATCGGGCAAATGGCTGAAAAGGGGTGGCGTGAGTGGAGGTGCGGCATGGCGGGCTTCGCCCATCTGCACGTCGCGTCCGGTTACTCCGCCCGCTATGGCGCCGCGCATCCGGAGCAGCTCGTCCGGAGGGCGGCGGAGCGCGGTGTGAGGGCGCTGGCGCTCACGGACCGGGACACGGTCACCGGGGCCGTGCGGTTCGTGCGGGCGTGCGCGGAAAACGGGGTCCGGCCGGTCTTCGGCATCGATCTGGCAGTGGAGGCAATGGCGCCCCCGCCACCCGCGCGGCGGCGCCGGACGCCGGTGCGCGGCGGTGCGCATGTGGTCGAGCCGCGGTTGCGGGTCGTGCTGCTGGCGCGGGACAGGGCCGGGTGGGCGCGGTTGTGCCGGATCACGTCGGCGGCGCATGCCGGGACGGCCGGTGGGGCGGCGCCGGTGGTGGTGCCGTGGGAGGCGCTGCGTGAGCACGGCGGGGAGGGGCTGATCGCGCTGCTCGGGCCGCTGTCGGAGCCGGTACGGGCGCTGGCGGCGGGCCGGGAGGACGTCGCGGCGAGGCTGCTCGCGCCGTGGCGGGAGATCTTCGGGGCGGGCCTCCGGCTGGAAGCGGTCTGGCATGAGCAGCCCGGCACGGGGCCGGGGTCGCTGCGGCTGGCTGCCCGGACGCTGGCGCTGGCGGACCGGACCCGCACCACCGCCGTGCTCTCCAACGCGGTCCGGTATGCGGACCCGGAGCAGCACCGGCTCGCCGACGTGCTGGACGCGGCACGGCTGCTGCGGCCCATCGACAGGCGCCGCCTGGACAGCGGGCAGCGCTGGCTCAAGGACGAGGAGACGATGGCGGGCATCGCCCGGCAGATCGCCGAGTGCGCCGGAGCGGACGCCCGCCGGGCGGACCGGCTGCTGGCGGACACCGCCGCCACGGCGGACGCGTGCGCCATCGACCCGGCGGCGGACCTCGGGCTGGGCACGCCGCACTTTCCGGAACCTGCGGTGTTCGGCGCCGAGCCGACAGCGGGCGGCGCGGCACGGCTGCTGCGCCGGCGGTGCGAGGACGGCCTGGTCCGGCGTGGCCTGGACGGCGACAGGGCGGCGCTCGACCGGCTGGACGAGGAGCTCACCGTGATCTCGCGGCTGGACTACGACCCGTACTTCCTGGCCGTCGGGCAGGCCGTGGCCGACATCCGGGAGCTGGGCATCCGGGTCGCGGCCCGGGGCTCGGGCGCCGGGTCGATGGTCTGCCACGCACTGGGCATCGCCACGGCCAACCCCCTCGACCACCACCTGCTGTTCGAACGCTTCCTCAGCGAGCGGCGCAAGAGCCTGCCGGACATCGACATCGACGTGGAGTCCGCCCGGCGGCTGGAGTGCTACGACGCGATCTTCCGCCGCTTCGGCCACGAACGGGTCGCGGTCACCGCGATGCCCGAGACCTACCGGGCCCGCCGGGCCCTGCGCGACACCGGCCTCGCGCTCGGGATCGCCCCGGCCGACATCGACCGGATCGCGAAGAGCTTCCCGCACCTGCGCGCGTCGGACATCACCGCCGCGCTCGCCGAACTGCCCGAGCTGCGCCCGCTCGCGGCCGAGGCGGAGCGCTACGGGCCGCTGTGGGAGCTCGCCGAGGGCCTCGACTCGCTGGTCCACGGCATGGCCATGCACCCCTGCGGAGTGATCATCAGCGACGCGACGCTCCTGGACCGGCTGCCGGTGCAGCCCACCCCCCAGGGCGACTACCCCATGGCGATGGCGGCGAAGGAGGAGATCGAGGCGCTGGGCAACATCAAGCTGGACGTCCTGGGGGTCCGGATGCAGTCCGCGATGGCCCACGCCGTCGCCGAGATCGAACGGGCCACCGGCGACCGCATCGACCTGGACGACCCGCGGCAGGTGCCGCTGGACGACGTGTTCGCGTTCAAGCTCATCCAGGAGAGCCAGACCATCGGGCTGTTCCAGCTCGAATCTCCCGGCCAGCAGGATCTGCTCTCCCGGCTCCAGCCCCGCGACCCGCAGGACGTCATCGCCGACATCAGCCTCTTCCGTCCCGGCCCGGTCGCCGGCGGGATGCCCGAGCGCTACATCGCCGCACGTCATGGCGGTGCGCCGGACTACGCTCACCCGGACCTGGAGCCGGTGCTCGCCGACACGTACGGCGTGACCATCTGGCACGAGCAGCTCATCGAGACACTGCATGTGATGACCGGCTGCGGCCTGGACCGGGCCGAGGTCGGCCGGCGGCTGCTGGGGGACAGGGAGAGGCTGCCGGAGATCAGGGACTGGTTCCACCGGGCGGCCGCCGCCCGAGGTTACGGTCCTGCGGTCCGGGACGAGGTGTGGAGGACCGTCGAGGCCTTCGGGGCGTACGGCTTCTGCCGGGCGCACGCGGTCGCTTTCGCCGTACCGGCTCTGCAGTCGGCCTGGCTCAAAGCGCACTTCCCGGCGTTCTTGCTGGCCGGGCTGCTGGAGCACGACCCCGGGATGTGGCCCAAGCGGGTCATCGTCTCCGACGCCCGCAGGCGCGGCGTGCCCGTTCTGCCGGTGGACGTCAACCGCTCCCGCAAGGAGCACACCGTGGAGCGGGTCGCCGGGGACCGGTGGGGGGTGCGGCTCGCGCTGTCCGGGGTGCGCGGAATCAGCGAGGACGAGTGCGTACGGATCGAGGCGGGCCGGCCGTACGGGTCGCTGTCGGACCTCTGGCAGCGGGGCCGCCCCAGCAGGCCGGTCGCCGAGCGGCTCGCGGAGATCGGCGCCCTGGGCTGCCTGCACGACGGGCGGCTCACCCGGCGGGACCTGCTGCTGCGGATCGCCGAGCTCCACCGGCAGTCCGGCACCCGGTCCGTGGGCGAGGGCCAGCTGCCCATCGAGGCGGACGCGGTCGGCGGGGCGGAGCCGAGCGGCCTGCCGGAGATGACCGGGCGCGAGGTTCTGAACGCGGAGCTGAACACACTCGGCATCGATGTCTCCCGGCACCTGATGGAGTACCACCACCGGCTGCTGCGGGAGATCGGCGCGACCGACGCGGCGCACCTGGCCGGGCTGCGGGCAGGGCAACAGGTCCTCGTCGCGGGTGTCCGGGCCGCCACCCAGACCCCGCCGATCGCCAGCGGCAAGCGGATCATCTTCGTCACCCTGGAGGACGGCTCCGGCCTGGTCGATCTCGCCTTCTTCGAGGACTCCCACCCCGCGTGCGCCCATACGGTCTTCCACTCCGGGCTGCTGCTGGTGCGCGGCACCGTCCAGGTGCGCGGCACCCGCCGCACCGTCGTCGGCACCATGGCCTGGGACCTCGACCAGATCGCCACCGCCCGCCGCGACCACGGCCCCGAAGCCGCCCTCGCCCTCCTCGGCGCCGACCACCCGCAACCGACCCCCGCCCAGCCCCAGCGCACCCTGGCCAACGGCACGACCGGCGCCCGTCTCCACCCCTACGCTGACCTCCAGCCCGCCGGCAGCCGCACGGCCGACCTCAGAAAGCTCGGCCACCGCAGCCCGGGTTCTCCAGGCTAGCCAGTGTCGTATCGCCCGCAGCGGACCACGGCTGGACTACAGCACAGATCCCGCCCGGTGGAGGGAGGCGTTCGCGACGGCCATGGGCCGCATCGCGGGCCGGCCGGCGACGCGACGAGCACGGAGACTGGCACGCCCTCCGCCCTGCGGAACCACAAGTTCTTCAACGAACCGACCGGTTTCCCTCCGTCACCCCATACGGCGGAAGCAGCCGCAGCAACCGGTCGGCGCTGGTGGACATAATGCGGGCTGTGGACCTGAGATCGGAGCTGCTGCCCCCGCCTGTGAGCCGGCAACGACTGGAGGAGTTGAGCTGCGAGATCGATCGGATCGCTGACCTGGTGGCCGGCCGTTCCGAGGACGCTGATGAGGCGATCCGGGCCTTCAACACCATGACCGGCCATGATTACGCGGCCCTGGACTTCGCCGAGTACTACGGAAGCCGGAGCCTGGCGGAGTTCGCCAAGCAGGCGGCCCGGCCGGCGCACCCCCGGGTTGCAGATGTCACGAGGGATGAGCTCGTCGAGGTCGTCCGCAGAATCCTTGCGGACGACCCGGACAGCGACTACTACGTGCAGGTCCTCGAAGCGAATGTGTCGCATCCTCGGGTCAGTGACCTGGTCTTCCATCCCTCGGACGACCTCCAGGATGCATCTGCGGAGGAGATCGTCGACGAGGCCCTGAAGTACCGGCCGATCGCACTCTGAACCACGAGCGAGCGATGGTCGCATCCCGGTCGCGGGCTGCACGACGAGGGCGAAGAGCAGGCGGTGGATCTCGTTACAGGTGAGCGGGATCCAGCGCACCGTGTGTCCTCGCGCCCTGCGTCCACCGGGTCAGCTCTGGGGTGGCTCGGACGGACGGCGTCGACTTCGGGTGGGTCAGGATGGCAGGCTCAGCGGTCGTGCCGGTTCCGGGAAACAAGTGCTGTAAAGCTCAAGCGGAGTTTGCTGGCCAGTGCGCGGGCGAACAGCTTGGGCAGAGCGCTCGTGCAGGGGCCGTTGAAGATGATGAAGTCGTCGAACTTGTGCACGCCGGGTCGGCCCGCGACGGACGCGGCGGCGTCACGGACGGCTGTCAGCTGGGTCACCGTCATCTGCAGCGGTACTTCGTCCGGCTGGTAGGTGGCCCCGAACGGGAAGTCGCGGCCGGGTCGCCGGGTCATCTCGATGTGGCAGCCCAGCACGTGG is part of the Streptomyces sp. NBC_01262 genome and harbors:
- a CDS encoding DNA polymerase III subunit alpha, coding for MAGFAHLHVASGYSARYGAAHPEQLVRRAAERGVRALALTDRDTVTGAVRFVRACAENGVRPVFGIDLAVEAMAPPPPARRRRTPVRGGAHVVEPRLRVVLLARDRAGWARLCRITSAAHAGTAGGAAPVVVPWEALREHGGEGLIALLGPLSEPVRALAAGREDVAARLLAPWREIFGAGLRLEAVWHEQPGTGPGSLRLAARTLALADRTRTTAVLSNAVRYADPEQHRLADVLDAARLLRPIDRRRLDSGQRWLKDEETMAGIARQIAECAGADARRADRLLADTAATADACAIDPAADLGLGTPHFPEPAVFGAEPTAGGAARLLRRRCEDGLVRRGLDGDRAALDRLDEELTVISRLDYDPYFLAVGQAVADIRELGIRVAARGSGAGSMVCHALGIATANPLDHHLLFERFLSERRKSLPDIDIDVESARRLECYDAIFRRFGHERVAVTAMPETYRARRALRDTGLALGIAPADIDRIAKSFPHLRASDITAALAELPELRPLAAEAERYGPLWELAEGLDSLVHGMAMHPCGVIISDATLLDRLPVQPTPQGDYPMAMAAKEEIEALGNIKLDVLGVRMQSAMAHAVAEIERATGDRIDLDDPRQVPLDDVFAFKLIQESQTIGLFQLESPGQQDLLSRLQPRDPQDVIADISLFRPGPVAGGMPERYIAARHGGAPDYAHPDLEPVLADTYGVTIWHEQLIETLHVMTGCGLDRAEVGRRLLGDRERLPEIRDWFHRAAAARGYGPAVRDEVWRTVEAFGAYGFCRAHAVAFAVPALQSAWLKAHFPAFLLAGLLEHDPGMWPKRVIVSDARRRGVPVLPVDVNRSRKEHTVERVAGDRWGVRLALSGVRGISEDECVRIEAGRPYGSLSDLWQRGRPSRPVAERLAEIGALGCLHDGRLTRRDLLLRIAELHRQSGTRSVGEGQLPIEADAVGGAEPSGLPEMTGREVLNAELNTLGIDVSRHLMEYHHRLLREIGATDAAHLAGLRAGQQVLVAGVRAATQTPPIASGKRIIFVTLEDGSGLVDLAFFEDSHPACAHTVFHSGLLLVRGTVQVRGTRRTVVGTMAWDLDQIATARRDHGPEAALALLGADHPQPTPAQPQRTLANGTTGARLHPYADLQPAGSRTADLRKLGHRSPGSPG
- a CDS encoding bacteriocin immunity protein yields the protein MRAVDLRSELLPPPVSRQRLEELSCEIDRIADLVAGRSEDADEAIRAFNTMTGHDYAALDFAEYYGSRSLAEFAKQAARPAHPRVADVTRDELVEVVRRILADDPDSDYYVQVLEANVSHPRVSDLVFHPSDDLQDASAEEIVDEALKYRPIAL